ctaccttacgtttgttagtgtatatatgtccatgcctctctctcgctttgtcacagctcacccttccccctccccatatcctcaagtctgttctccagtaggtctgttattcctgtcttacccctaggttcttcatgacatttttttctcttaaattccatatatatgtgttagcatacagtatttgtctttctctttctgacttcactatgtatgacagactctaggtctatccacctcattacaaaaagCATTTGCTGTGCAGGAGAGGGAGATTCTAGGGCCAGGACTAGAATCCAAGTCTCCTCACACCAGTTTGATGTGTTTTCCATTACACCCCATGATTGAGTCTTAGAGCACTGAATGGGTGATTATTAATCTTTATGGACTTTTTATCCAATGCTGATTATATGGACTGGATTGTGCTGGGCAACAGAGATTTAAAGTTGGACaggtcagggaattccctggcaatccagtggttaaggctcagcgctttcactgcgggGGCCTCGGtaccatccctggtcagggaactaagattccacaagccacacggtgcagccaaaaaataaagttggacAGGCCAGTCACTGCACTTGATAAATAAACAGCtcagtgagaagacagaagaataaaTTGACAATTTACACTGTGAAAAGTGTTAGTTGCAGAGGAAAGGGCACCAAGCAGAGGGGTGGGAACAcagtggggggggggagaggggggcTTCTCAATTTACAGAGTGAATGAAAGCTCATTTGAATAAACaatttatattgtttcttttacCTTTCCCAGAGCCAAGACCTGAAGAGCCCCTGGGCTTTCCCACATTGGGTGGGAGGTCAGGCTCAGTACACTGCCAAATTGTTGATGGTGATCAGATTAGTGTGTAATCCGATACGATCTAATCAAACAAGATGTCATCAATGCTGGTATTTTAAGCCAATTTTCAACTGtttagtagctttttttttttagtagtaatAATACCTTATTAATAGTAAAATTTAGTGCTTCTAGGATGAGGGTAAGGGCCCTCAAGGATGGTGTCTTGGGCTTGTCCGATTGAGGCCCTACTGATTTAGAGGAaacagccattcattcatttattcattcattcattcaagaagtatttatttgGTACCTCTGTACCAGACAGTTTTTTGGGGAAAGTGAGACATGCACGGGCTATTACCTCTTGTAGCTAAACTGTTTGACCTTTGACAAATCactttcctctctgggcctcaaatCCTTGACCTGTTCAGAGATGTGCGGTCACAGTGGACCTGGACTGTTTAGATTCACATTCCAGCTTCACTTCTTTCCTGTTACATGACCACATGCAAGTTAATTTAgtctccctgagcttcagtttcctcatctgtaacatggggataaTATGCCTCGTTTCATTGGGTTGTACTGAGAGTGAAACTTAGCTCAACCACTGAGCTTAGTGCCCCCAATCAAGGGTGGTCACTAGCGTCAATCCCTGATTTCCTGAGCAGCAAACCCACCCTGGAACCACACACAGGTGTTATTTGGGGCGTGGCTCACAGCGCAAGGGGGCGGGCTAGGATTTATAAAGGCAAGGTCCGGCGCAGTGGTCTCATCCTGCCTTGGCTGGACACCGGAGTGGTTTTCCAGGCCGTGGCTCCGCACTACGAGGACCAGAAGCGAGGCTGCCCAGCGGCGACCAGTGCGAAGCCGACGCGCGCTCGGGCCAAGCTGCTCCAGCTCCCGGCGCACGCGGCTCCGGGAGGACGCAGAGGACCGGACCCCAACAACCACAGGCCGTGGGGGCCGGGCCTGCAGCCggccggccccccccccccagcccccgcgGCCCCTACACCCCACTTCGCCGAGGCCCGGAAGGGACCAGTCGCGCTTCCGTCCCCGCGGGGGAGGCACGGAGGGCGGAGCTGCAGCCAGAGGACGCGACGCGAGCCCAGTTCCGGCGAGGAGGCCGCGCCAGTGACAGCGATGGCGGCGGAGTCGGCGCTCCAAGTTGTGGAGAAGCTGCAGGCGCGCCTGGCCGCGAACCCAGACCCGAAGAAGGTGAGCGAGCGGGCAGCGCGGAGCGGGCCGGGTGTTGGGCGCGGCGCGGCCCCGTAACTGTCGCTGGCCCCGGTGCGGCTCCTTCCCGAGCGGCCGGGGCCGTGGGGGCTCGGACCCGGAGCGCGGCCCCGCCGGTCTGCGGCCTGCGATCGGGAAGTTAGTGGCCCTTGGCCGCTGCCCACGCGGTGGGACCCCGCACGGCGGGCGGCGCGCTTCGGCGGGcccggcctccctgcctcccggGCCGGGCGCCCGCGGGCTCCGGGCGGACACCGCGTGTCGGCGGGGCTCCCGGAGCCCTCCCCCGGCGTCCCGGGCCAGCTGTTTCCTGTCGGGAGAGCTCGCCCGGAGTTAACTCCTGCCCGCTCCATTCCTCACCCTGCGAAATGTTTCTGATTTCTTAGTGTCTTTTGATGTTTGTTGGGAGAAGGAGGTGGATCTGCCTGTGCTTGATGGAGTCTAGGCTCGGTGTGTGGTCCTGCGTCTTTAAGACGTTTTTATTGCTTTGGCTTGATTATTAGAGCGTGGACCTTTTCGCTTTCTCAGTAAATctctttcaaaacaaaataaatctcacGTCACCCTAACTAAAAACTTAGGttgtaaatgaaaagaagaaaaaaacaaggctTAGAAGTTGCAGCTAGATTTCCTTCTGGCCTTGATAGAAAGGTAAGAGCTACCTTTTCTGGCTGCTACGAGTGATGGGCAACCATTTTTAATTGCACTCAgctagtttttttcccccttaactgTTCTCTTGAGTTAAATGCGTTCTTCTCTCTCTGCGACTTTTCTTCCATCCAGCTTCTTGGTGTCCGGGAGAGTGTCCCGTGgatgttagaattttttttttttaactgaaatacatTGATGAAAACACTCAAGGTGTTTGACATTCTCTGTCAGCATTATAGCTGCAGTGTACAGTGTTATAAGAGTTGGATCTCTGAACCCCAGAATGGCTTTTGAAGAGGAAATAATCCAGGGAGGCAGTCGAAATAAAGTGGTGAGGAGATTTGAGTTCTAATTTATTTGCCAGCCATGGACATTAGGGATGTTCCTTGCTAagccagtttcctcacctgcttCTTCCCAGGACAGAACGAAAAGGCAGAAGTGCTCAGTAGATGTTAATCTCCACTCTTTACAATTTTTCTTGAAGGGCCCCTTTCTCTTCACCTCTTCTTGGCCTGTCATAGGTGAGGTTTTTTCCCCTCCGTTTCTAAAGGCTGCTCAACGCATCTCACTATCAGACCACTGTTTAACTCTTCTCATGCATACCTAGCTCAAAGATCCACTTCTTCAGGACGACATTTTAGCTTTAAGTCTGTGAAAACTGAAATGCTTTCACTTgttttgtgttatattttctataatgGCTTCAGTACCTAGTGGACAGACATATTTACAAGTTTCTTTTTACAGTAACCCTTTGTGGGCATCTAATAAATGGTCATTATTTCCGAGTACTAGCTTGTTTTCCCAAACACTGTAGGTTTGtgactggtttttttttaaaccctagaGCAATATGATGTAAATTGCCCCCATCTCCCCAATTTGGTCTTCCATCGGGTTAAAAACAATGCACTGTGTAGTGTCTGCAGTCATTTTCCCACTAGAATTTAAAGTTTGAAGTAGCTTTTCCAGTAGTTGATGTGCATGAAATTTCAAATTAAGAAAAGGTTTGTTTGACTTCACATCCTATTTGAACTATTAGTGATTGTGAGAATCTGGGCTTTCTCTTCCCAGATAGAAACTCACCCTGAGCTTCTGACTTTGTATTATGAAGATCATTTTTGCAAAGGGCACAATAGTTGGCATTCACAAATGAGCTAATGCAGAGGGAAAACTGCAAGGTGGCACACTGGCCTTCTCAGCCTTCTGTTAACCCAACAAGCTCCCACAGGTTGTTCTTGAAATTGCAAGATGATTATATGGCAGTACTGAACTTACAACTAAATCTTGATTTCAAACCATTATTAGCCAAACGGTTGATTCCACACCTGTATTCATAGATTTCCTCGTATTAAACATAGGTGTTTAACTGTAACTCTCTTTTCACTTTAAGCCCATCTATGATCTAGGCTTACTTGGGGAAAAAGGTATCAGGCAAACCAGGGTCACTTGGTTCCTATTATTTAAGTAGAAACAGTTTTCACGGCTGGTAAAGTTACCTGTCCTGGGTTACAGTTTGAACGTGGGAACTACGAAGAACACAGTTTGAAGGCAAGTGGAGAATGAGGGCAACATTATGAACATCTTTAGCTCTTTGTGATGAAGTAGTGTGCAGAGGATAACTGAGATTCTTAAGCGTGGACTGTGCAAATGTTTGACATTTCTCAATGACTTGTTATCAGTTCTTGCAAACTACAACTGGTCCCTAAGTTTGATAACAGCAAGTTTCCACCTACCTGAGGATACCCAAAGTGCTTTATCATTTTAACGCTTTGTTCGTTTTTGAACCTCATTGAAAATAGAGGGGCTCTGAAGCCCTTTTTCTCTTATGTTGGGCTAAATTGGTTTGAGTATCTCTAGGGTTTTAGTTTCATTTGCTTTTAAGCCGTCCCTCCTAACCCAAAACGAAGCAGAAAGGCAGCGCTTATACTTCCAATTAGTGCTGGGCTTTGAGATGAACACACCTTCAGTGATTTCTggccccattctttttttttttttttttttgtggtatgcgggcctctcactgttgtggcctctcccgttgcggagcacaggctccggacgcgcaggctcagcggccatggctcacgggcccagccgctccgcggcatgtgggatcttcccggaccggggcacgaacccgtgtcccctgcatcggcaggcggactctcaacctctgcgccaccagggaagccgtggcCCCATTCTTATATGTGGCCTTTGTAGAGGTCCTGGGACTCTGTCCTGGTGGTGACCTTCTCTCCTCTGTGGACTCTAAACTGCCTGACAACGTAACACTAAGGAGGGGTTCTTCTGCTTTGTGTCGAGTGtgctaagaggcacatgaactACTGCTCCATTTCCTTTTCCGGTCTTCTAAGGACAGTGTCTTTATGTTGGTTATTTCTCCTGGCTTTGTAGTACATGCTGTGGTAAACACACTTGACCTACTCGCTTgttaggcaagttacctaacctcacTGGGCTCAGTTTTAATATTTGTAAGATGGGGAACATAATATCCATTTTGTAGAGTTGGTTAATGAGGATGCAATTAGGTAACACATGTAAGGACGTAGCATAGTAGCCAGTGCACAGTAAATAGTATATAAATGCCTTCCAGGGAATGGCATTAGAGGAGACAACCTGTCTTTAACCTTTTCAATGAttctaaattttcctttaagaaaaggAATTGGCATTCATCTTTGCACCCATAGCTTTGATGACAAGAAATACACATATACTTTGTCCTGAGTtggatggtggtggtgatcgAATTTGAAGTGGAGGATAATTTTCACTCAACTATGAAGGTGAAACTCCTTAGATACACCACTTGGCTTCTCATATGTTCCCAGTCAAAACAAGATTATCACATGTGATCCAGTTGCTCCGCCTAGCAACCAGGTTCAGTAATTACTGAAGTAGAATGACCAGAAAAACGTACTTGCTACTCCACCTAGTAGCAATATAGCATACTAATTGTAGCCTGGGCTACACATAGGAAAAGAACAGATCTTGTTATCAGATATTTAAATGTAGAGGTAGTCAcagttaatccattttgaactacTTGTACTTTTCAGCACTCCTCGAAAGGTAggtatacttatatatacataaatatttcctAGAGAATGGCATAGCAGTCATGACTTTGGGTAGAAGTGGAGCAAGTAGGAATTGGCTGGGGAATATCTGGTAGAGGATCAAGGGCAGCCGTTTAAAGAATGGTCAGTTGATGAATGAAATGATTAATAAGAAGCATCTATTGAGCTTGTATAGCATTCCAGGCACTATGGCTAAAGACTGCACATGGTTTGTCTCTCTGAATCCTCACAGCTTGTGAAGTACAGACAGGATCCAgttcctgttttgcagatgaagtaactgaggttcagagaggttagtgACTTGCACAAGATCACCCCACAAGGAAGTGGCAGGGCCAAACTGAAGCCTGTCTCTGACTCTGGAACTCTGTCTTAACAGACAGAGCTAGACAGAGCTATCTGATTTTGAGCTAGCTCaagagaatacagaaaagaaatgtgACCAAACCCAGATTGCTTCTCTAATCTACCCGGACATTTTGTGTTCACCATTTGCAATGGCAAAGCTCTGATTCTAGCAACCTGAAATTGGTGTTGGCTTCCCACTTACATCGAAAAAACCCAGTTCTGTTAAACACACTTTTTCTGGAAACATGGTACCCTTTTTCTGTAGAGACCTCTTCTCCTTTTTACTTTCCTCTGCCGGGTGCATGAGTAATTTCCTAAAATTGGCTCCTTTCTCAGAAAGTCTCTCTCAAAACTGGGCAGAAAGATAGTTGTTGATTACTTTTCTTAGAGCTGATAGGTTTGATTCTCTTCTCTAAGTTTGATTTCCCCTTGGTGTAGCATAGTGGCTGAAAGCACGCAGTCTAAAACCGCAGACCTAAGTGAATCCTGCCCTACTTGCATCCTGGGGCAAGTCCCTTAACTTTTTCGAGTCTGTTTTCACacttgtaaaataaggataacagCCATACTCTATACTGCAGAGCAGTGTAAGTACTTAACCATTGGATATTATTCTTATTTGTTCCAGTGAATGATTATGATTTTAtagaaattaatgtttattttattctctgcAGCTATTGAAATATCTGAAGAAACTCTCCACCTTGCCTATTACAGTAGACATTCTTGCGGTAAGAACGGTGTAATTTTAGACGTTATATAGCTATATCCCCTCCCCTTCCCGACCAGAGGGATTGTACAGTAAGAGCTTGGGCTTtagaagtgaaagaaaccagacacaaggccacatattgtatggttttatttatatgaaatgtccagaataggcaaatccatagataGAATgttagattagtgattgccaggggtgaGGGGAATTGGGAGGAacagggtttctttttagggtgaggaaaatgttctggaattagtggtgatggttgtgtgGTATTGTGAGTATTCtggaaaccactgaactgtacactttaaaatggttaaaatagtgaattttatctcagttttttttctaaaaattaaaagaacattgGCATCTagtcctggattcaaatccaagttTGTGACTTTAGGCTGttccttctttgtaaaatggggcagGTCCTAACCTcacagagttatcatatgacAAGTATTAATTCAGACACTGTGTGCAGTGCTCTTAGCTCAGTGCCTAACACCTGCCATGATCACTCTTGTTATTATTGCTAAAGTTCTAGAAGTGTTTTAATTTAGTGTTTTCCTCTTCTGAATCTGGTGCACTTTGCTACTGGGTATCATAAGAGGCTTGGGGCACAGACACAAAGTAAGTTTGTACCGAGACTTGCAAGGTATGTTTTTGGAAGGAAGTATTGGTTTGTTGAAAAGTAGGAGGtcttatttctttagaaaattgTGAGCCTAGTTCTACAACCCTCTAACAATTCCTTTGTCAATTTTGTAGGAGACCGGGGTTGGGAAAACGGTAAATAGCTTGCGAAAACATGAGCATGTCGGAAGCTTTGCCAAGGACCTAGTGGCCCAGTGGAAGAAGCTGGTTCCTGTGGAACGGTAAGAAAAGTTCCTCAATTCTGCCTCAATTATAAGAAATAATCCATGATCATTATAGAAtactagaaaacatttaaaaatagaaataagaataaaaatttcttAATTCAACCATCCAAAGATAagcattattgacattttggaatGTTTCTTTCTAACCTGTTCTTAAAAGGCATTTTTATATAGTTGTGAATAAACTGATGTAAATTACAgctcttttttaatgtaacaagTTAAATATTTCCCTGTGTTGAAAAGCTTTTTAAGTATTTTCACTTCCCAAGATGTTTGATCTTCTTTGTGTCCTGTAGTTAAACTCGTCATTTTCCACTTATTGAATATTTGGGCTTTCCCAGTTTTAAACCTTAGCTGAGTATCTTTGAGCAGAACCCATTTACCTTCTCCCCAAGACCTTGTTTCTAACTCTAAACTCTTCATCTCTTTCGGGAGTTCAGGTCCTGTGATGTTGTCCTCTGAACAAGGATTACCCTGAGATTTATATCTGCTTcgtctgctttttcttttattttagaaacactGAGCCTGATGAACAGGACTTTGAGAAGAGCAATTCTCGAAAGCGCCCCAAGGATGCCCttaaggagggggagggggagggggactaCCCAGGAAGCTGGAGAGCCTCCGGTAGCCAGTCGTGTAGTCCTGATAACAGgcagaaaaaacacagaaaactctCGGAGCTTGAGCGGCCTCACAAAGTATCTCACAGTCATGAGAGGAGAGACGAGAGAAAGAGGTACCACAGAGCTTCTCCAGTTTACTCTTCAGACCACGAATCTTCGGACTACGGCCATGTTCAGTCCCCACTGTCATCCGCCAGCCCTCATCAGATGTCTGTGGACCATTACAGATCTCTGGAGGAGGACCGCGAGCCCTTTGTTTCACACCAGAAGCCTGGCAAAGGCCACAGTAATGCCTTTCAGGACAGACTGGGGGTCAGTCAAGAACGACACCTGGGTGAAGCCCAAGGGAAAGAGGTCGTGAGTCAGAGCAAGGAGCACAGATCTTCCCATAAAGAAAAACGTCCGGTGAATTCCAAAGGAGATGAGAAGTCGTCTTTGAGCAGAGAAAAAGCACACAAGGCCATCTCCAAAGAGGAAAACCGGCGGAGGCCACCCTCAGGGGACAGTACAAAGGAGAAAGCGCCCTCTAGTGGTgtcaagaaagagaaggaaaaagagggcAGCACCAAGAAGCTTTTACCCACCTTGGAGGTGGCATCAGACAACCACCTTAAAAAGCCAAAATacagagacccagagaaaaccaaatcAGACAAAAACAAGCAGAGTCTAGACAGCTTAGACATCGGCAAGGGGGCAGGAGACCTGTTGCCCAAGGCAAAAGAGAAGGTTTCTAACAACCTAAAGGCtcaagaaggaaaagtaaaacctTCTCATTTAGATAGAAAGTCAGTGGGCTCCTTCCTTAAAGCTGAGGAGGCAGATATGGATGATGAATTCGAGCAGCCCACCATGTCTTTTGAGTCATACCTCAGCTATGACCAGCCccggaagaaaaagaaaaagattgtgaAAACTTCAGCCACGACTCCTGgagaaaaaggattaaaaaaaaatgattcaaaaaaCACTAGTAAAAACTTGGACTCAGTTCAGAAATTACCTAAGGTGAACGAAAACAAGTCAGAGAAGCTTCAGCCAGCTGGATCCCATTCAGCCAAGCTGAAAAAGGTAACCCCTGTGGCCCCTTCCCAGCCAGAGCACCTGGGCCGGCAGAGCTCCCGGGACGACCCCATCACTGTTTGTCTGGGCTGGCTTTCCCGTGGCCTGTTGAATTTCAGTTTGAAGTAATTTCCTCCAGGCCTGTCTGGCCACCAGGGTCAGTAGAACCCAAGAAAAGTATTTTCTGAGGCATCCCCTTGTGCTGGGCCCATCTCTCCGTATCTCCTGACTTAGGTGGTGTCAGGCACAGCTGCCGCCCC
The genomic region above belongs to Phocoena sinus isolate mPhoSin1 chromosome 1, mPhoSin1.pri, whole genome shotgun sequence and contains:
- the ELOA gene encoding elongin-A isoform X1, giving the protein MAAESALQVVEKLQARLAANPDPKKLLKYLKKLSTLPITVDILAETGVGKTVNSLRKHEHVGSFAKDLVAQWKKLVPVERNTEPDEQDFEKSNSRKRPKDALKEGEGEGDYPGSWRASGSQSCSPDNRQKKHRKLSELERPHKVSHSHERRDERKRYHRASPVYSSDHESSDYGHVQSPLSSASPHQMSVDHYRSLEEDREPFVSHQKPGKGHSNAFQDRLGVSQERHLGEAQGKEVVSQSKEHRSSHKEKRPVNSKGDEKSSLSREKAHKAISKEENRRRPPSGDSTKEKAPSSGVKKEKEKEGSTKKLLPTLEVASDNHLKKPKYRDPEKTKSDKNKQSLDSLDIGKGAGDLLPKAKEKVSNNLKAQEGKVKPSHLDRKSVGSFLKAEEADMDDEFEQPTMSFESYLSYDQPRKKKKKIVKTSATTPGEKGLKKNDSKNTSKNLDSVQKLPKVNENKSEKLQPAGSHSAKLKKVPSDVLPVLPDLPLPVIQANYRPLPSLELISAFQPKRKALSSSQEEEEAGFTGRRMNSKMQVYSGSKCAYLPKMMTLHEQCIRVLKNNIDSIFEVGGVPYSLLEPVLERCTPNQLYRIEEYNHVLIEETDQLWKVHCHRDFKDERPEEYESWREMYLRLQDAREQRLRVLTKNIRSAHANKPKGRQAKMAFVNSVAKPPRDVRRRQEKFGTGGTAVPEKIRIKPAPYLSGSSRLGSGGSNSFNASPEEPAYDGPSTSSAHSAPVVSSTVSCDPRKPTVKSRNCPNDGQDD
- the ELOA gene encoding elongin-A isoform X2; its protein translation is MAAESALQVVEKLQARLAANPDPKKLLKYLKKLSTLPITVDILAETGVGKTVNSLRKHEHVGSFAKDLVAQWKKLVPVERNTEPDEQDFEKSNSRKRPKDALKEGEGEGDYPGSWRASGSQSCSPDNRQKKHRKLSELERPHKVSHSHERRDERKRYHRASPVYSSDHESSDYGHVQSPLSSASPHQMSVDHYRSLEEDREPFVSHQKPGKGHSNAFQDRLGVSQERHLGEAQGKEVVSQSKEHRSSHKEKRPVNSKGDEKSSLSREKAHKAISKEENRRRPPSGDSTKEKAPSSGVKKEKEKEGSTKKLLPTLEVASDNHLKKPKYRDPEKTKSDKNKQSLDSLDIGKGAGDLLPKAKEKVSNNLKAQEGKVKPSHLDRKSVGSFLKAEEADMDDEFEQPTMSFESYLSYDQPRKKKKKIVKTSATTPGEKGLKKNDSKNTSKNLDSVQKLPKVNENKSEKLQPAGSHSAKLKKVPSDVLPVLPDLPLPVIQANYRPLPSLELISAFQPKRKALSSSQEEEEAGFTGRRMNSKMQVYSGSKCAYLPKMMTLHEQCIRVLKNNIDSIFEVGGVPYSLLEPVLERCTPNQLYRIEEYNHVLIEETDQLWKVHCHRDFKDERPEEYESWREMYLRLQDAREQRLRVLTKNIRSAHANKPKGRQAKMAFVNSVAKPPRDVRRRQEKFGTGGTAVPEKIRIKPAPYLSGSSRLGSGGSNSFNASPEEPAYDGPSTSSAHSAPVVSSTVSCDPRKPTVKKIAPMMAKTIKAFKNRFSRR